Below is a genomic region from Cloeon dipterum chromosome 2, ieCloDipt1.1, whole genome shotgun sequence.
ATCCTTGGATAGGACTCTGGCTAACTGTTCAATGGCCGCGCACTGTCGATCAGCCATGGTTTTTATGTCCGTCCTGATTTTGGCTAGCATAGCGATTTTCATTTCCTCGTTTTTTCTATACGCCTGGTAAAACTGTTTAAACCATATGGGGTAATGTAGCTCCTCTTGGCTAGCGGTCGGATTAAGTGTACTGAGCACCGCAGTTGGCTCTGTTATGATCTTGATGGTCGGCTGGGTGGGTTCTGCTCTAGTAGGAGTGTGGCTCAGAGTAGGCATTTCATTGATTATACTCGCGTTGCTATTGTAGTACCTCCTTGGCTCGGGGTCGCGCACCTCGTCCCCAAGTATACTGCACATCACCTGAAGGTTAAGGAAAAGTTAATCAAGTTTTTATATCGTTGATATATTAATCAAAGTACGTCTAAgatacattaaaatattaaacttaaaattgaaGCAGTGAATATATTTCCCTTCTTCCCTTTTTTATGatgcaaaaagaaattattaattacatatGTCAAGATTGCAGCTTCATgcccaatttttaatttttagtaaaatagtGAAACTTGCTGCCCACATCATCCATATCCACCTTCCATTAGCAAAATAATGgatacaataattataactATTCAACTACATAATATAACTTGATAATGAACTGTGAGATATCCAATGACTTTCACTTATGTTAAGgacaataattgtttaaataaatatacttttttctATCTATCTATTTCTATTCAGTTAAGCTGTAGAACACGCCTGGTAATCAAATACGCATATTTTTATGGCTCGCATAAATAATACTTCACGTCTTCTTTGAAGTATTGCGTACGTGCCTCATAGAATGCCCATTTCTTCTTGGACGCAGGGCCCCGGCTGCTGAACTCAACCTTCTTGAAAGTGTTCTTCAGACTGCGCCATTTGGCCATGCAGTTCTCACTGACGTGGACGCTGCCAAACTTCAGGTTCAGCCTTTGCGCGATCCCATCCCAGATCGTTCCCTTGTTGGTGTCCGGCTTTTCCAACTCTATCTGGTTTTCTTTGTACTCCTGAATGAGGGCATCTGTTTGCTCCTTGCTCCAGTTCACCTTTACTGTAATTGAATTCGCGGGGTTAAAAGTTTAAAGAGCCGAAAAgtgaaggaaatttaatgatcAAGTTCGAGAATGCACTCGGAGCAGAGCGGAGTCGGCCTCGAGCAGTCGCGAGTCGAAGAATACCTTCCGTGCGCGCCTTCTTGCTCTTCTCGGGCACGGCGTATTCGAAGCACGACTCGTCGGGTAGGATGACAACCACATTTTCCGGTGAGGGCAATCGCTTCCTTCTCGCCAGGAGCGTCGACCCTAAAGAATTGAGCGATTCGTTTACGTTGTTGGCCATTGTCTTTCAACCTTTCCTACTTTTCGAACAAGCTCATAGAACTTGTTGACACGCCCATTTTCCAAACCAATTACCCCTACTACCTCGTTTGGTGATGATGGCGCGAAAAGCATACaccccaagaaaaaaaattaaccatgaAACGTAACAAACTATTGGCATCGTCGAATTCCATTCCTGACtcacattatttattgtgcTTCAGGCTTCAGAAGATAGTTCGCGAGATTTAAtatgatataaataaattatttattgataataTAGCCctaaaattatcataattagGGGATcacgtaaaaatgaaatatgtgTATTATCAGACTGTCtcagaaataaattggttGCAGTTTTTAATACTAcatattttatgcattttattatcCCTGATTGGGTTGTTTATTGGGGTCATCCGTTGATATTGTATATACATATTCTTGCTATGTCATTAACTGATAAAATAGGAATAACATGTTTttgacgtttttttttttaaattgaaacctattattataataacatataaattttacctcatcttttaattttttaaatacattataACATGATAAATTTGCAGATTGTTTCAGAGCACATTTACCAGCAgagccttttttaattgttataagagcaaaaaaggaaaagtagACCCGgggtttgtttgaaatatcgaaaatacgcaaaaagataaatactgtataatgttaaaaatatttggaaatataGTGTGCCTAAGTTTAGTATTTTTCATgttccatttatttatatactcGTCCCTTCGTCATTTCTTTGAAAACATATATTCCATAGGCTTGAAAATATTGCAGTGATAATATCTGTGGTAGCGCTGCCAAAGCTCTCTGTTTTAGCTGTCTCGTGTATTATAGGTATCTAAAGCAGAGCTACTTTAAAGCGACAGTTGGCGTAAACGTTAATACTTAAAGTAAGTgatagaattaatttaataattttcattctgCATAAGACGATTCTAAATTTGTACCCCTTTTTTAAAGGATGGAACCAAATAATCTTCTCGAATTATTTGAGTGTCCCGTTTGCGTGGACTACATCCTTCCGCCGATCAAGCAATGCCAAAACGGTCATTTGTTCTGCCTGCCCTGCAGTAATAAGATGAAAAACTGCCCCATCTGCCGAATCACCATCACCAACAATCGCAATCGCGCCATGGAGACCGTGAGCTTGTGTGTGCGACttgaaaacttcaaaatttcttataCATTATTTCATTACTTCAGGTAGCGAGATCGATGAATTTTCCGTGCAAGTACCAACACTTTGGCTGCAAGAAGAAAGTTAAATACGATGAGAAGCTTGAGCACGACAAGAGTTGCGCTTTCAATCCTTGTTACCCCTGCGTGGTAGCTCAATGCAACTGGCGTGGTCCCTACCATGAAGTGCCACTCCATCTTGAATCTGAGCATAAAATCATTACCAATCACTCTGAAGGAGCCATTTTATTTCCTGTAAAAGGCATTATAAACTGTCAGGGTGAgcattttttggaatttctaAGAATGCAATGGTTCACGCGagtctgcattttatttacagaAAGCAATAATGCCAttggttattatttttaatgacattaaattgtaattatttttatttcagttaaatAGAAAAGTCCATTGAAATACTTTCggcagagaaagaaaaaaaagtaaCCAATTTAATGGGTGCGAATAGTTCAAATCAATCTGATTCATAGCAAGTTAGGGTAATTTCTGAATTGTATCACAATTATTTTCCGTGTTTACGTCTTGAGCTCTTATATCATATAACTCAAACTTAAACGCCACCACATGATTTCtcattattgttgtttttttcttaacatATTGTGCAGTTTATGGAGACACTGCGCTACGATAAAAAAACCTGATTATTGAATTTCTgacaaatctaaatttaattttaactttataattagcaaaattaaaattacactgctttcaatatttaattcttatttagGCTGTGACCAATGGATGATGTCGGCAAGTCGTCATGGTCGGTGCTTTGTGGTGGTCCTCTCTGAGTTGCCCCCAGATAAGCTCATCGCCTTAGTCTTCTTCGTTGGCAATCAACAGGAATCGGGAAGCTACCGCTGGGCATTGGAGGTGGGCGGCAGCAATaagtcaataaaaatagaaaatatgaAGCCGACCTCAATCCTTGATATCAAGAAACTGAGCGTCAGCGGAAAAAATGCCTTCGCCTTCTCTAAGAGTGACGCAACACGTTTTTCCTCCAAAGGAACGCTCAGTTTGATGGTGTCCGTGACAAAAACGTCTGGTCCCAAATTTACAGCTAAAAATTCCTAAAGTGCAGAGGAGGATGTGTATGTGTTAGGGATGGAGTTGAGATTATAAAGTATTGTAAACCCCTCTGAAAAGTAGAATatcttggaaatatttaatgatttataatttgcagTTAAATGTGTATGATTTAGTCATTAAATAATGTTGAGTCTTGAAAATaatggctgatttttttataccaAATGCTTCTGTTAAGATTCTAAGGCTTAATTAATAAACACAGTAAATCTACGTAGttgatttttcattgcaaaaattgtcacAGTTCACAAGGatataattttagttaataagAGTAAGATTTTGACCCGGCCTGAAGGTGCAGGTAATTAATGCTggtaattaaatcataaatatatctCCTATTATTGAAACTCACTTGCAAGCATAATTTCCCGCTAAACCAAAAGCAAATGTAGTTAATAATCTTTACAATCATTAGAGCAAAGCCccagattaaaatattttttcgccaTTCGTTTTTGTTCGAGACCATGacttcaaaatcaaaataaaaaagaaattatttcccCTCTCGCttttatgatttgaaaaaCCATGAAACAATATTATTGGTAAAGTACTTTATTGTGTAGTGATTGGTTCTGAGACTGCGCTGTTAacaattttactttgaaaataaGTATTGCTGCAGTTTTAACACAGGACTCGAGTCTAAAGGAATGAGCTGTGCAGTGCTCGTATGGTCGCatttgaatcaatttgaaCTGTGTgaaggtaaaaatgaaatataataagtTGCGTTTTTGTAATATGATATGTCTTATTGTCCCTCTTCAGAGTCCTAAGAGCGACGGGAAGGATGGATGCCAACGAAATTTTAGAGCAGTTAGAATGTATCGTATGCATGGACTACATGGTGCCGCCGATCAAACAATGCGAGAACAAGCACTCGACCTGCTCGCCTTGCAGGGCACAGTTGCCGACGTGCCCCTTATGTAGGGGCAAACTGACTGAGAAAAGAAACATCGACTTGGAGAAAGTGAGCAAATTAATAAGTTATAACCTGATATCGGTTTAAATCAACGACGGTTCCTAATTAATAGAAGGCAATATTGGTACAATTTCCGTGCAAGTTCAACATGAATGGATGCGATAAGATGTTGAGGCACGATGAAAAGCTCAAGCATGAAAAGAATTGTCCCAAGATGCCGGTTTATTCGTGTGCCACGGCGAACTGTAACTGGAGTGGGTCCATGGGCCGCTTGGCGGAACATATGAAGGAGAAGCATGCTGTCATGCATAGTAACCAGTGCGAGGGAGACATTTACTTCCGGGTTAGCGGAATATTGAACTTGGcaggtatatatatatataggcgTCCTATATATTATCTATTGCCCAacttttttctgtattttctCAGTATAACAAGATAAGAACGTTTtgtaaagaaagaaaaaaggccacattttaaatacaaaaacaggagaaaataaaatctttagggatggaatgatattatttttcaagattttacgGCCAgtataatgaaataaataaatattttaatgaaagtgAGAGCATGATAGATAAAAACGttgtgattaaattaattcaaagtaTTTTCATAGATATCAGTTATCCCTTCTACATTTGGTCATTGCTATTTAATCTAGTTTTACcctttctatttaaatagGTTCTGATCAATGGATAATGACAGCAACTCGCCACGGTCGAGATTTTCTGATCATGATGTCACAACTGCCACCAGATAAAATAATCGCTTTTGTCCTGCTCGTTGGTTCGCCAAGTGATGCGAAGCGTTTCCGATGCAGAATAGCGCTTTGCAACTCAAACAAACGTGGAATTAAAAACGCAAAGTTGAGCTCGATTCTCGATATCCAAAAAGTTCGCCTAGATAAAAATATGCTAGTATTTTCAAAAGCTGACGCACAGAGTATTGCCAATGATGGAGCCATCCAGCTTCAAGTGTCTatcactaaaaattaaaacaacctAAAAccgttcaaattaaaacagcttatttctaagaaaatttcaataatattataaatgagtgataattattatttgttgaagCAGGCGGCACAGcgaaaatacattattttaaggtAACCATAAAGTGTAATATATTTAGATTaccaattcatttaatttaacgagACTAAACTTAAcgataaaagatttttaagcTGTTATGTGCTTTCATGAACATAATAACCCGATTTATATGTGCCACCTCAGACGAGTCGGCTTTCTGAGCAGAACCCCTTAAGAGCAGCCTGCTACTCTCTATAATGCCTTGCCCGTATCGCTCCGTCTAGAGCCCCGTTTCAGTGAGTTTTCGAGTGCTTTGCATAACTTGGTACAcgctaaaaatttttatgatgctGATGAGTATAcgctaaaaatttttatgatgctGATGAGTATATGggttatgttaaaaatttataagtgCAGAGATACTTATGGAAATATgttgttattttgttatttgtatttttcttgtgTGTATGACTGTATTTGCAAATGGATGCCTGCATTGTAGTGATGACTTCAACCTGATCTATTTTTGTAGTGACATGCCATAAGTTAAATAAagatgaattgaattgaattctACAAGAATGTTAAGTTGTTTCACTTCATTAATTATATGTTAGGTTTCTTGAGCtcacaaaaacaaattgatgCAGCAATTTTGTTATGCAGGTAAGATACTGCTGATGAGCCGAAACAGCTGGTTGAACAAGTGTACAGAATGGAATTGTGTTACATAATTATTcgtttaataatttaccttGTAGCAACATAACCTGGTTTGCAACCCCGTGCTGAGTAGAACAAttaattacgtttttttttcttattgtttctttcaataaaattactctCCATCAAGATCGTTTTACAATAGGAACAATATATAtgcattataattattttcccattaaaatttgattgaaaaacttaagattaaataattcaaaataattgtttatagAAGCtatcttataaaaaattaatagcatGATGACAGTTGAAGTTGAAAGTCGTTAAGTTAactcaaataaacaaaaatacactaatagtaatttgaaaaataataaattatacttAATATGTTACCCGCAGTGCATGCCTGCACGGCGGCACAGTATTTTTCTGTAGCAGGCGTTTCTCATGCATTATGCCCCAATGCCGCATTCCTAGTTCCAAGGATAATTGCAAGCTCGTCAATTCCTGCTTGGGCAATTGAAGGTTTATCAAGATGTTTAGTACTTTCGGTCAGTGACTAAAAGTTGTTGAAATGACAAGTCAACTGTTTTGTCTGCAATGCTTCGCGTGGATTATTTCGCAGTATTATAATGGTATCatgggaaaaatcaatataagaTTGAGGGATTTATTTAGGAATTCAGATTGGTAGTTTTACGACTTCTAGCCTTCAAACCCAGGGCTGTGTAGTGCCTGCAAATAGGTGGCACTTTCATTCCACCTTTTTCAACCTGTGCACCTTTCCTTAGTAGCACAGGATCAATACCATTTTTTGGTGCCTTTTTATGGTGGCTCGGTTTTTACGACAGTTCTTGAGCGCTAAATAGTGTACTTTCATGAACTATCATCTTTTTTGCAAATCAGATTCTGTAAACAATGGTTTCTCGAAACCTTGAACAAGTAAAACAGCAGTTCAGTCACAATGTTCAACGATCAAAAAACAAGACACAAGCTTGATTGCGTTTACAATGTAATACAATTAAAGCGATAACAAGTGTACCGCATTTGTGTATAGTTTAATctaactgattaaaattttattggtggttcctgaaatattttttcaatttgaatgagGAGTATGTGTGGTTAATGGTATCAATTGACAAGTGATacgattttgatttaaactaatttctcTATCAGATTCTGTTACTATTGTGAAGTGAATCTATTACGTATTGAAGCCATTGCTTGTTTACTTTCCAATAGAGGGAACATTTCTGTTACGCACTAAACCCataaaactaataatattttctatttttccctAATGTATACTCGTCCAATGAGTATTGCAAGTTAAGTTGTGAAGATGAAATATACCTTTGCGAGAAATGGTCATTGAAATTAAGCCATGGCGTTTGATTTCTTGTTAGTTTAATGTGTCTAATCATTCATTAAATACAACATgagtttaatttgattttgaataaagCTACAAtgctaataaatattccaagGGTCAACATGCATCAATCCTGGGGGCACTTTAGAATAAATACACAAAGTTCAGTAGTgcaattgtaattaaaacagcCCTCTCAGTCGTCAAATTGACATCGCGTCTGGCAAAACATTGTCTGAGAGAAGAGTTGAAGAGCAATTCAAACCGACAAGGGTAGATATTGAATGCAGATCATGTTACTTTTATTGCACTGATTCCGCAAAGTCTCTATAAACAGACAAagtttcaagtttttctttttcagaccgttgcacacacacaaatagAACACAGAATTGCGGAGAATgttcgaaaattaatatataaattgtacTTTTCAATACTACTTCGGTTACGTCAAAGAGAACAGTTTGAAGCCGTAGGAATGTTTGAATCAAGCCAAGGGGAAAGAAATAGATTTGATATGAAAATTCGATGCACAACAGCAGTTTGGaggaatgttaaaattaagggaaaaGCTGCTTCCAGAGCCATAAGATAGGCCATGCTCCATACAGAGAAGATCGTTGTTCATCAAGAACAGAAAACATTTTGACACTTGCCAACTGCAGCAGCCAGTCTTCAACCAATCATTGTTTGCTTTAAATGCGCAGATCGTGGACCAGCAACTTTAATATAAGTCTGTCCAGTAGGTTAACAACAAATATGCCAAGACCAAAACTGGCCAAACACCaagagtaataatttttaggccAAACTGTGCAAAGCAAAAGTGATCTTCATTTCAAGACCAATAAAAGCCTTAATCAAGATTGTTTAATTGTAGACCAAACAAATCTGATTTAAGTCTAGCAACGCAAAATGCAGATATTGAGAAATGTACAcgtttgtttgttaaaaaaaatgaatatgtaAGTCCAGCTTCTAAGAAACAATATCTCAAAATTTCTCATTGGTGGTTGCAACCAATTAGGGTCGGCAAGtaaatttctaacaatcaaCATGACGCACACGCAAGTTTATCTCTCGACTAGAGCCCAAACGTAGTTATTCTTCCGATCAGTTAACATGCCTCGCAGCGTAATGATTTGTATATACATAGATATATAATTTACATAAGAAGTAATTTAAAACCGCCTCAAATTCCAACATACAATATTACACGAGTTCTTATCACAGAGGGTTGAACTAGTTCCAATCAAGACGTTTtcgtaaaatatcaaaaagcaaagaaaaatctaaatgacGTTACTGTATGGGGGTCATTCTTGGGGCCACTTGCTCTCCTCAAGTATTCTATCGAAGCAGTCACGCATAAACACAAACTGGAACCAAAAGACAAATATtagatgttaaaattttatgaaaagaaCAGCTCTCATCTcttcaaaatatattgaaaaatcattattataaGTGTCTTGTTAAAATTCATCCGCGGTAAGATtctaattgttatatttttttcatttataaattcaatcgACAATTTCATATGAACATTGTCAACCTGTGGACAACTTATTGCCTTAATTTTATCTATTactcattgaaaaattaaatagaaaggaaaaaggaaagaTACTTACATAGGGGGTGAATATCTTGACCCAGCGTGGGTTCTTGTTCGGTTTTTGATACTGAAAGGCGAAGGCCATTCCTTCCTCCTCCAGGTCTGACTGCGTGATGTTGCTCCAAGGAAACTCTACAGTTTGACCCTGAAAAtgtatatgaaaaaattacagataAAGATTGACATTTACAAGCAACCACAACTCACAACTAGAGTGCCATCCTCTTTACAGGCGTGCAGTTTGAAGCAGTTGGTTGAGATGGCAGCCACAACGTGTCCCTCTTTCCTCGAGTCACAAGCGCAATGGGGAAACACTAATTCGCCGTAACCAGGTAGCTCTCTCGCCAGTTCTAggtactaaaattaaaaaattcacgtTTATTTTACAGaggataaatttataatttttagaaaagcgCACCTTGTGTTTTTTAGATGAGTCCTGGAGCGCTTTCAGCTGGTACAGTCTCTCATCGGCTCTGATATGTCCACGATTAACTTCGTCAATGGCCTTAAAacgaaagaaatcaaattttaatgcgaTGATGTGTAGATCAACTGCTTCATTTTCACTATCAGTTAGTTGGATATATTCATAGCAATAATCAGCAAAAACTCCTGAAGCGTCCGCTGCTCGCAGGGGTCGGCAGATTTTCCTAAAACTTTTAGAGCATGTAGCCCCATGCCTTGAATCACTGAAACGACAGATTTAAGGTTCAAAACCTCAGATGTGTGTTTGGCTACATTCCTCAAAGTTTCAGGCAATTCTGCTAACCCCTGCCAACTTGCGGAATTGATgtttaagaaatttgaaagtgatatatgaaaaaaggaaaattaaaattgaagttttttaaCAGGCACGGTAGACACTTACCtgccaaaatataaaagtggTAGCCTGGTCGTCAGACGAGAGAGCCAGTTCTTTATTAATTGAGAATAGCCACTTTCGTATCGCTAAACAAGTGGCAGTTGCAGTACTGTAGTTTTGAGTGTACAGATTGTGAGGAAATTCGTTGGGTTGCAGTTTTCGCTCTGTGAAGCCATAGTAAATGAACAAATGTTAATCAGCCTGTCCTTTTGTGCACTCaccaaaattatattcaactaTTTCAAACAGAGCAAAGAATTTGGCCACGTCTTTgcgcattttgattttctcgacaaccGCAGCATAAACTTGATCTGTGGTAGCATTCTTTTTCACTGACACGGTGACAACCTCCCTGTCAGGTAGCAAGACCTTCAGGTCGATAGGAGATAAATTCGCCTTCAAATGAGTTTTAGTATTGGAAAGAGATCAGTTAAGGCTGGCATTACCTGATCTTCATCGGTGTCGGTAAGGAACTCTTGCATTATGTCACTCTCCGCAATCACTCGGACTGCGCATACCTTCTCCAAATACTGCTCAAGGCCCCGTCTCCTTGAGTCTAGCTGTTGTTCACTTAGCCTGTGCAACaaaggaaaattggaaaaaaaactcatttccagatcatttttaactaaatgGTAGCAACTAGCCAAAATagataataagaaaattttaatggttttgatgatattaatttttttcagttgtaCTTTTGCAACAGTATGGAATACAAAATTTCTGCTTCAATTATCCCAGAGCAATTTTCAGtcagatattaaatttcattaccCTCCAAGCATTTTAGCCCAGGCAGTAATAGGCTGATTTTGGTACTTACGTAAATGGCCATTTGCCTGGCAACTTGGGGTAGCTGAAGCCGACAAAGTCTTTTTTGAG
It encodes:
- the LOC135938062 gene encoding uncharacterized protein LOC135938062 codes for the protein MANNVNESLNSLGSTLLARRKRLPSPENVVVILPDESCFEYAVPEKSKKARTEVKVNWSKEQTDALIQEYKENQIELEKPDTNKGTIWDGIAQRLNLKFGSVHVSENCMAKWRSLKNTFKKVEFSSRGPASKKKWAFYEVMCSILGDEVRDPEPRRYYNSNASIINEMPTLSHTPTRAEPTQPTIKIITEPTAVLSTLNPTASQEELHYPIWFKQFYQAYRKNEEMKIAMLAKIRTDIKTMADRQCAAIEQLARVLSKDSV
- the LOC135938064 gene encoding E3 ubiquitin-protein ligase sina-like; translation: MEPNNLLELFECPVCVDYILPPIKQCQNGHLFCLPCSNKMKNCPICRITITNNRNRAMETVARSMNFPCKYQHFGCKKKVKYDEKLEHDKSCAFNPCYPCVVAQCNWRGPYHEVPLHLESEHKIITNHSEGAILFPVKGIINCQGCDQWMMSASRHGRCFVVVLSELPPDKLIALVFFVGNQQESGSYRWALEVGGSNKSIKIENMKPTSILDIKKLSVSGKNAFAFSKSDATRFSSKGTLSLMVSVTKTSGPKFTAKNS
- the LOC135938065 gene encoding E3 ubiquitin-protein ligase SIAH1A-like, which encodes MDANEILEQLECIVCMDYMVPPIKQCENKHSTCSPCRAQLPTCPLCRGKLTEKRNIDLEKKAILVQFPCKFNMNGCDKMLRHDEKLKHEKNCPKMPVYSCATANCNWSGSMGRLAEHMKEKHAVMHSNQCEGDIYFRVSGILNLAGSDQWIMTATRHGRDFLIMMSQLPPDKIIAFVLLVGSPSDAKRFRCRIALCNSNKRGIKNAKLSSILDIQKVRLDKNMLVFSKADAQSIANDGAIQLQVSITKN
- the Snx27 gene encoding sorting nexin-27 isoform X1 translates to MAETETDGGPPVASKGPRQCGGPRVVTIYKTETGFGFNVRGQVSEGGQLRSINGELYAPLQHVSAVLENGAAEKAGVRKGDRILEVNSVNVEGATHKQVVDLIKSGGDTLTLTVISVTPQEAERLEPNEDPINYNFIDYSEKRSLPISIPDYHYLDRRGERFVVFNIYMAGRHLCSRRYREFSQLHENLKKDFVGFSYPKLPGKWPFTLSEQQLDSRRRGLEQYLEKVCAVRVIAESDIMQEFLTDTDEDQANLSPIDLKVLLPDREVVTVSVKKNATTDQVYAAVVEKIKMRKDVAKFFALFEIVEYNFERKLQPNEFPHNLYTQNYSTATATCLAIRKWLFSINKELALSSDDQATTFIFWQAIDEVNRGHIRADERLYQLKALQDSSKKHKYLELARELPGYGELVFPHCACDSRKEGHVVAAISTNCFKLHACKEDGTLVGQTVEFPWSNITQSDLEEEGMAFAFQYQKPNKNPRWVKIFTPYFVFMRDCFDRILEESKWPQE
- the Snx27 gene encoding sorting nexin-27 isoform X2; amino-acid sequence: MLSVECVVTRYQRNSVNVEGATHKQVVDLIKSGGDTLTLTVISVTPQEAERLEPNEDPINYNFIDYSEKRSLPISIPDYHYLDRRGERFVVFNIYMAGRHLCSRRYREFSQLHENLKKDFVGFSYPKLPGKWPFTLSEQQLDSRRRGLEQYLEKVCAVRVIAESDIMQEFLTDTDEDQANLSPIDLKVLLPDREVVTVSVKKNATTDQVYAAVVEKIKMRKDVAKFFALFEIVEYNFERKLQPNEFPHNLYTQNYSTATATCLAIRKWLFSINKELALSSDDQATTFIFWQAIDEVNRGHIRADERLYQLKALQDSSKKHKYLELARELPGYGELVFPHCACDSRKEGHVVAAISTNCFKLHACKEDGTLVGQTVEFPWSNITQSDLEEEGMAFAFQYQKPNKNPRWVKIFTPYFVFMRDCFDRILEESKWPQE